Within the Setaria viridis chromosome 3, Setaria_viridis_v4.0, whole genome shotgun sequence genome, the region AACATCCAACCTCTGTTTATATTCAAcacctctctctttttcttctccatGCTAGTTACTGGTCCTGTTGTCTTTGGTGAAGCCCCATGGCGGGGGCTACCTGAAAATCGCAGCCTCGTAGATGAGCACACGCATGTGCTTGAACTTCTGAGTTTACCTTTAGTGTACAAATTTGGCAATGTATGATCAGATCATGGCATAACAGCTCTTCCAGCCTGTCATGTCCATTTTTGTGCCCATCACTTTATCAAATCCCTTCCTGTTCCTTTATTTGTTCTGTGTTTCAAGAGCGACATCATTTATATGCAACTTTCTCTTATCAATCCAATCGAGACAGTTATTTTGTCATGTTTTCTGATTTCTTGCtagccaatttttttttctcaaatacgcaagagagctgcgtatcatttcATTATAGAActatagaagaagaaaaaaagggcaCATAAAAGATAATTACCCAGTTACAAACATCACGTGCTCACATGACACACCTGATATTTGCTAGCCAAATGTTGCAAGTGGATCACGACAATGTAGATGTGAATTACACATTTGTTTTACTACTGACTATTCTTGTTCTTGGTAAGTGGCTTCATTGACAAATCCAAAATCAAATTCCATACTGCAGTCGGAAAGATAGGTCGCATGTGCAGCAAAGTCCCAAAAGCTAGTCACTTAGGTTTAGTGTgtacttttctttttcaaaaggaGAAAAACTGTTTTAAGAAGTGCCACATCATTCTCTTAGTGTAtttctttgaaaaaaagaaaaggagcttCTTATTCATCTTTTACGGAGAATTCATCTTATTGTTTTTTATTATAAAACGTTCATATATGAGCTGGGTAAGGATTGTTTGGTGTCTCCTGTATCCACACTCTCAAAAGGTTCATACATGTATAAAGATGTTCAGTAAGATGTGTTTTTATACCTTCATTTCTTATGCAGAAATGTCACTGGAATCAACTCCTTTGTGTTTATTAATGCATATATGGCTGGAGCATATTCCTAGCTGCAAGTGACACCTGTTCATTCTTGGAAGGTATTCAATTCAGCATAAACTTTTAGTCTTTCATCAAAGGCAGATATATTTTGGACTTCTTTTGCTTCCTGGAAAGGAATCTCATTTTCTATGCCTTGCTAGATAGAGGGACAACTTTTTTTATCAGCTATTTGCCTTGCTAGAAATCTCTCTATatatgaatattttcataagacAATCTGGTTGTCAAATAGGCCTGGGAACGTTTACATCGAGTAAATGAGACATTTAAATTATTCAGTAGGCATCAGATCGATGATATCTTTGACATGTTGGTTGTCAGTTGTTGTTAGCACGCTGAGCTGGTATATTAGTAATTTTCTGTCCTGTTAATGGAGTGGCCCTACAAACCTTTGGTTTATATTGGGCTATGCACCAAATCTTCGCTTTTTATACCAACCCTCCTTCACTTACACTGACTCCCCAAACACATCAAAGGGATTCACACCCAAAAGCCATGTTCCACCCTTCATCTTCGTCGGCACCCAACTACAGTGACCTCTCCATGCAGCATGCAGTGAGCTTCTCTTCTGCTGTGTCCACAGCTCCAACCGAAATTCCTCGCGGGGGTTTCTTCCACGACAACGGCGGCCTGTTAGCACTCCCCAATGTTGCTGCATCGGCGCCGCCTCCCTACCCCTCTTCCCTACCTTCCTACTACATACACAGGAACACCAGCTCACATTTCCTCCCTCTTCACCTCCAGTTGTCTGAACAACTCAGCAGCAATGCCACCTTCTCTTGCTCGTCTCCTTCGGCATGCCAGTTGCCTGCTGCACATGTTCCTTGTTCTCCTTCCTCATCCTCCGGCGACTTCTTGGAATTCAGCACTGGAGCCCTGCGGCGTGTCTTCAGCACTGGTGACCTCCAGGTAACGCAACATGCCTCAAGCTGAACTTGTAGCTGATCATAAACAAGTCCTATTCACTTCTCACCCGTGTGGCCGTGTTCATACAAAACAGGTGATGAATGTCTCGccatctccgccgccaccaccactttCAGGTGACACACACGGCCAGGATGCAGGGGGCCCTTTCACTCAGAAGGTCGGGCGATATAGCGCTGAAGAACGCAAGGAGAAGATTGAGCGCTATCGTACCAAGCGTAACCAGAGGAACTTCCACAAAAAGATCACTGTAATGATTTCCCACACCACATAATTAACCTGCAAATGCATTCCATGCTCAATACATACATGTCCTCTAATGCATCTGTTGCTCACCATCTCTGGACCGCTCCAGTACGCCTGCAGGAAGACGCTGGCGGATAGCAGGCCCAGGGTGCAGGGCCGCTTCGCGAGGAACGCCGAGACGGAGGCTGAGGCTGAGGCTGTTTCAGGCCTCGAGAGGGAGGCCTCCGACAACAGCTACGAGCACTGCAACTACAGCGAACTCACCAccaacagcagcagctgcttCGACAGCATGTGCAGGGAAAGTGGCAAGACCACAACGTCGGACGACGGCAAGTGGTGGTGGGAACCGCCGGTAGCCAATGGGCACTATGGGCACCATCactaccagcagcagcagcttcttgATTTCGACGACACCGAGCTAAACGAAGAGGATCTGTGGGCCAGTCTAGCTGACATGTACTCCGGGATCTGACCTGGGCCATGCAGCGGGTGTCCTGAATCCTGATTGGCGCTGTCTGGTGCGAGGAAGGCAGGGAGCACCAAGAGGCGGCTGCCGTTGCCGAGCTGAGGCAGTGCGGGGGTCAGAGTAGCGTTGCTGACCTTCTTGTGCCGTAGTGATGCATCGCAGTCTTTAGGAGTAGTAAAAAAACTACTCGTGTAAGAACAGCTTGTTCCCTGTGTGTTCCCCAGTTACCCTATTTTGCAATGCAGTCTTCCACAAAGTTTGGCAGTGGTGTTGCTTTTCCACATACCTGAATTGTGAAGCCTGAGTGCTGCAACTTTTAGCGCCATTGTTTTTGTCTAGTGTtgagctgttttgttttgtcttCCTTGTGATTTGCAGTTGGTAGTGCTGGTGCACATGTCTGGCTGCGGTTAGTGGCATTCTTGGTTTAACGAATTTTTTGCCATTGGCATGACAACTAGCTGATCTGGGAGCCCACTGAGCTATGCTGTGTGCCGACCCGAAGGTTCCGAAGAGTGGGTGGTGATTGTCACTGTCACTGATAACAGCTCCAGAACTGTGTGTGGCATGATGCAGGAGTGAGAAGGACATACAGTTCCGAGGGCTGAAAAAGTGTGGCAAGCCATGATTGTGACTATAAACCAGACGCATGCATTTTAAGTGTGTTAAAGGCAAAGGTTAGACGTTATAAAAGGTTACTAGGCTTCAAGATACAGCACCCCAAGTGTGTACTTATATACTCTCTTCAAAATCTGAAGGCTATTCTGATTGTTTACATCTTTTAATAGGGCTTGTGGAAGATTCCAATTTATTGGCACTTCTTTAATTTTCGCTATGTGCTTGTGCGCCTTGTGCTACACGGAAACTTCATAAGAATTGTACACGGAAACGTTAACCTATTATGATACTATGAAAAATTCTACATTCAGGGGAGTGGGAAAATGATTCACTGCTGACCTGCTCAGTTGTGTCAATTGAGGGCCAGTTTGATagagctccagctcctcctaAAAAAAGTCGGAGCTGGaggagctatttttttttcctccagcTTCTCCGTATAAAATGACTCTGGCTCCTCTAATGCTCCCAGGGTGGAGCCATTTTTTTACCAAACTATTTGGTAAGGCTTCAGCTGGAGCCGCAGGAGAAGCTGGAGCTGGTGTCCTGCCAAACCGACCCTGAATCGAGTCGGTTATTGCAGCAACGGAGTCATTTCAGCTGGAAACACTTGATTCTTCTTACTCTAATAGCCTAATATCTTGCAGGGACGTGCCTGTTCTTGGGGTGAAAGAAATTTATCGTTTCAAGAAGCATCCTTTCCTCCccacttctctctctctctaaaaaaaagaagaatgttGGAAGAGGTTGGAAAAAACTGCAAACTATATATGTCATGGAATCTGGACAGGGGAACAACTTTTTGCCCTGATGTGATCGGCAAAAGTTGCAATATTACCCTAAATGCAGAACATGGATGCTGAAGGTATCTTGTTTGCTTGAAGCCATCACTCCCTAGCCTGCCGATGGTAGATTCCATGAACCCAGAAACACGCAATCAAGTCAAGAACAGTTTCACTTTCAACTTTCACCGAGAAAATCTTTCCGAAAATTCTGCACAACACTAACCCGTCCACATACTAATATCTTGATGGATCTTTCTGAAGTCACAAGTTGATTCCTTATATCCCCAAACACAAGCCAATATTCAGTTAGCTGCCCTTTTTGACCATCGCAAGCCGCTAAAAATGCGGGTACTTCTAACTGGCATAGTTCGAAGAATAAAGCAGAAAAATTGTGCCTAGAAATGTAGCTACCTCGACAGAAAATCGAAGAGGCGCGGCACAAAAACACCCAATGAACGAGAGTTCAGCAGCTTCTTTCGCTTACATTTATATTGCGTGCGTGCAGTTTGGAATCGTCAGTGGAGCAACAGACGCCAAACTGTCTGCAACTGGCAAAAGTGCAGCACCAGAGGCCAGGAGGTGAGCTGGAAGATCGGTCAAAGGGGAATAAGAACCCCAACGCGAGGTGTTGCCCAACTCAATGATGAGAGGAGCAATGAGTAAGCCCTTTTACTACCTTAGTCTGCCTCCTACAGTCCTATGCATTGCTTGATGCTTCTAGTCACTAGCTGGCCAAGTGATTCCTTGTAATGCTTACATACATTGTTATATCACCACACAAAGAAAAATCAATCCTTTGCGACGGTTAGACGCGCAAAACTGTAGTAAGTATATCGGGCAATTGGTGAACTGGAATTCAAATGCCTGAAGAAGAGATGGCTATAAATCTTTTaaatttagtttttttagatGATGTAGTCTTAAATTTAGGTAAAGGAAGAAAATCATAGGAAATTTTAAAAACATCTGATTCCATTAATCCGTATAGTAGGACTTGCTAGCAAAAGGGGTTAGCTGTGGAGATGTAAACAAACCAGCATTGCACCTCTCGCTCTCCCTGTGGAATTTCTAGCTTTAGCCAAAAGGCTATGCGCTGCGTTGTAGCGCGAGAGTGAAGGGACACTTGACCGCCTCTCGATCGCCTCCCCTAGAGGTGGGGGAGTGTGGCGGCCTGATTCTCTGTCGGCCGCTACTGCCAAGTACCAGACGAAGATAACTTTGTTAATCTCACCATGATTACAGTCTAACAACTATTTGGTACTGCTACAAACTTTTGTGCCGTTGAAGTTTACATTGCAACTATGTGTTTGTGATCAATGAACCTAGTGCAAAAACTGTTGGCCGGCATGCTGGTCAGAAGTTTAGATTCCAATAAGAAGTGTAAGCATTTTGATCTTCTTTTTAAGATACTGTAAATGTATTGATCTTTTCTCAGATGATGCATACGATTACACTAGTCCAGTAACAATCATGATGGTCAACATGCATTTCAGATTAGAGGGACCAATTACTTTCTGAAGTGGACTCTTTGAGAGAAGAAAGCAGGAATCATGTGAGGTGCTTCACTCACATTTCATCGCATTTACTTATCGAAGAAACCGTGCAGGAACAAAAATGATGGCCGGGCCTTTTCGCACGGTATCAGTCAGAGGGAGAAGAACACATGGCAGCGACAAAAGTGGTGTCCTGGATGCTAATTTTGACCCTGAATAGAAAATCAGACTGCCCACTAAACCCTTGGCCAATTACAAATATTGATTCTTGATGATGGGAGGGTACGGTAAGAGATTATCACAATCTTCGCGCACTCGGGAGATCTCCATGGGGAAAATTTTCACTCGATTGGCCCGGTTAAACTTTAAACGGCCAAAGAGAAATTTGCATTTCCAGACAATTAAGGTCAGAGAAAGTTGTTGCAGAAATTCCACGGAAAAAGTGGAGAACCATGTAAAAAGGACGGGATATCCGCCGATTTGCAAATTTAGTAATCTGCCCCATGACAGCATACACAAAAGGGGCGCCACTGAGGAAATGGTAAATGATGCGGGCTTTTTCAAGATACGCATTTCATTAGCACATCAAAAATGTATTCAGGCCAGGGCGTGGGAATGGGCTTTCCAAATATTCAGTACTCCACGGAACAGAATGAGGTCGGAGAATTTGGTGTGGTCAAAACACCTTTCACATGAGCAGTACATGGTACTAGATACGATTAATGTAATGTAATGGCTGTGTTGTGGTCATTGTGTTCCTTATGTGGAGGTCGTCGTCACAGACGACTGCCAAGGCCAAACAGAAAACATGCTTCGTGGTGGCCAAGTCCAAGGGACCGTGCAATCTGATCTAAGCTGATGTTTCATGTATACTGGTGCACACTATGTACAGTATACTTGAAACGGTTTCAGcacccaaaaaggaaaaaacaagatGACGAAACGGTCTCAGGCCTCATCATCTGGCGCTTGGCAGCGTCGAGGAGATGCCGGCGAGTTGGTGGAGCAGGGCGCTGCCGGCCGCTCGTGCCCACCCACGGATCACGGatgaggcggcgcggcgctgaGGCACCCGTAGCGTCCCGGCACGTCACGAGTTCCTGACGCAGATGACATGAAGGTGCCCGATTCGCGACGAGAgggtgcggccgccgccgtgatcACCGACGGCGGGGTGATTCTGGTTCGTTTCGGTTGGGTTGCTTCGGTTGCTTGGGCCACCGAGGCGACAGTGCGACACGGCCGAGGAAGTGGCCGACGGCCGACCGCAGCCCCGCGGCGGGCTGTGGACGAAGTCGGCCTGGTGGACTTGGCAACCTCGGCTGGTGCAGCGCGCAATAGCGTAGCCAGGTTCGTTCGTTCCTTCCCCGGAGACGCCGCCGATCTCGCCCCTTTTACCAGATTGGCACGCCGTCCGATTGACGAGACGGCATATAGCCCTAGGGTCCGCTCCATTCTTCAGGCAGGACCCCGAGCTGATCGTGATACCGAAGTTGAATTCATGACTAGACAGTGCCTTCATTTCCGTCGAATTGACTCAGGTTCTCGTGCCTGGAATCCTCGATACAATAATAACTTTGATTTAGGAACAGCCAACATCCATTGTAGTCTAGCTGGTTAGGATACTCGGCTCTCACCCGAGAGACCCGGGTTCGAGTCCCGGCAACGGAAGCTTTTTTGCATCTGCATCCGTTCTTCTGTGGTGTGGTCGGCCCAACCTGTGAACAGGTCATCATGAGGCTGATTTGTTTTTGCTCTAAACACTGAATAACTAACCATCTTCTTCTCAGAACAGCTGGTTCACTGGTTGCTGCTCCTGCCCAAATTCATAGACTCGTCTTGCTACTCCACAGTTTTTGCAGTTGCAACAACACCCCCAAGTTGATCCAACCATCTGTTCCATCTCCATCGATCATCAAAGATTCAGGTTCGCCGACAGGCTAATCCcggtcccacctgtcatcctcGCTGTCAATCTACCTGCGCTCAGTTGGGGACCTCACAATTCGAACCATCCTCGATGAGGTGAACCGGCAAATTAAGCACATCTTTTCTTGGTTCGTCTTTTCTTTCCCCACTCTCTTCCATTCATCCACATTGCTTCACAAACCcctccattttttttgtttgcgtGATCTGTTCAACAAGCACAATAATTACCTGCAAATCACACCCAACaaccacagaaaaaaaaagttcacatCCATCGCCGACCATAATATGGCATCATTGTTCTTTGCGTTGATCTCGACCCGGTTCAATCCCCAGGGACTCCAATTGACGCGGGGGACGACAAATCAAGGCAGCTGCTGGATCATCGTTCATCGAGGCAGGGGATCGATCGGCCGGTGGGTGCCATGGCTCTGAGCCAGAGCACGCAGCTCGGCCTCGCCACCGCGCTGTTCGGCGTGCTCTCCttcgt harbors:
- the LOC117850315 gene encoding uncharacterized protein, which produces MFHPSSSSAPNYSDLSMQHAVSFSSAVSTAPTEIPRGGFFHDNGGLLALPNVAASAPPPYPSSLPSYYIHRNTSSHFLPLHLQLSEQLSSNATFSCSSPSACQLPAAHVPCSPSSSSGDFLEFSTGALRRVFSTGDLQVMNVSPSPPPPPLSGDTHGQDAGGPFTQKVGRYSAEERKEKIERYRTKRNQRNFHKKITYACRKTLADSRPRVQGRFARNAETEAEAEAVSGLEREASDNSYEHCNYSELTTNSSSCFDSMCRESGKTTTSDDGKWWWEPPVANGHYGHHHYQQQQLLDFDDTELNEEDLWASLADMYSGI